In Mixophyes fleayi isolate aMixFle1 chromosome 4, aMixFle1.hap1, whole genome shotgun sequence, the following proteins share a genomic window:
- the LOC142149545 gene encoding vomeronasal type-2 receptor 26-like, with amino-acid sequence MDILGQLAIFITLSDKLDSRELTHYIQNVHVKLSNGREVFFDKNGDVPALYDIVNWQLTADGNMTHVKVGSYDTAVTNRSIFMINSSAIIWPSGNSQVPISICSQSCLSGFRRVVRRGEPACCFQCVPCSPGEISNQTNSDDCLKCPWNMWPNPQKDRCIPKTTEYLSYEDVLGVTLAAASAISAIVPASILCLFFSKKNTPIVRANNYTLSCLLLVSLSLCFLCSLVFIGYPHPEKCLMRQVAFGMVFALCVSCILAKTIMVVFAFMATKPGSSLRKWTRPQVSYMIVFFCSLIQFILCILWMSFAPPFSENNIQTQPGVIIVECNENSPTAFWCMLGYLSFLGTISFIVAFLARRLPHSFNEAKFITFSMLAFLSVWVSFIPASLSARGKYTVAMEIFAILASSWALVICMFLPKCFIILFRPDMNSREHLKMGKNTG; translated from the exons ATGGATATTCTTGGTCAGCTAGCGATATTTATCACATTGTCAGACAAGCTCGACAGTAGAGAG CTAACACATTACATACAGAATGTCCATGTGAAACTGAGCAATGGAAGAGAGGTCTTCTTTGATAAGAATGGAGATGTTCCAGCACTGTATGACATTGTTAACTGGCAGCTCACAGCTGACGGGAACATGACACATGTCAAGGTGGGAAGCTATGATACAGCAGTCACCAATAGGAGCATCTTTATGATCAATAGCAGTGCCATAATATGGCCTTCAGGAAATAGCCAG GTTCCTATATCCATTTGCAGTCAGAGCTGTCTTTCGGGTTTCAGAAGAGTTGTTAGACGGGGAGAACCTGCCTGTTGTTTCCAGTGTGTTCCATGCTCTCCAGGTGAAATCTCTAATCAAACAA atTCAGATGATTGTCTAAAATGTCCTTGGAACATGTGGCCAAATCCTCAAAAAGACAGATGCATACCAAAGACAACAGAATACCTCTCCTATGAGGATGTATTGGGAGTCACACTGGCTGCTGCCAGTGCCATCTCTGCCATCGTTCCAGCGTCTATTTTGTGTCTTTTCTTTAGTAAGAAGAACACTCCCATCGTAAGAGCTAACAACTATACCCTAAGTTGCCTTCTgctggtgtctctttctttgtgtTTCCTATGTTCCTTAGTATTTATTGGTTATCCACATCCAGAGAAATGCCTTATGAGACAGGTTGCCTTTGGCATGGTTTTTGCCCTGTGCGTTTCCTGCATTTTGGCTAAAACTATTATGGTGGTTTTTGCATTTATGGCCACCAAGCCAGGTAGCAGTCTGAGGAAATGGACAAGACCTCAAGTGTCTTACATGATAGTATTTTTCTGCTCACTTATACAATTCATCTTATGTATACTTTGGATGTCTTTTGCTCCCCCATTCTCAGAAAACAATATCCAAACACAGCCTGGAGTTATTATAGTTGAGTGTAATGAGAACTCACCAACTGCTTTCTGGTGCATGCTGGGATATCTTAGTTTTCTAGGAACCATCAGTTTTATTGTTGCCTTCCTAGCTCGACGTCTTCCTCACAGCTTCAATGAGGCAAAATTCATCACATTCAGCATGCTGGCCTTCCTCAGTGTCTGGGTGTCCTTCATTCCAGCCTCTCTCAGTGCTCGTGGAAAATATACTGTAGCAATGGAAATATTTGCAATATTGGCCTCCAGCTGGGCCCTAGTGATCTGTATGTTTCTCCCTAAATGCTTCATCATATTGTTCAGACCCGACATGAACTCCAGAGAGCATCTTAAAATGGGGAAAAACACAGGCTGA